In Xanthocytophaga agilis, the genomic stretch AATCTTCTTTTGCTAACAATTGTCTGTTAGCTCGTAGACTAACCGAACGGGGAGTACGTTTCGTACAACTCTTTGACTGGGGATGGGATTCACATGGCAATGATCCGTCAAATGCATTGGACAAAGGTTTTTCTACGCTGTGTCATAACATAGACAAACCCATTACTGCGTTGCTGAAAGATTTGAAAATGCGTGGGCTATTGGATGAAACGCTGGTTGTATGGGGAGCAGAATTTGGTCGCACTCCAATGCAGGAGAACCGGGAAGGAAAACAAATGGAGTTTAAAGGAAGAGATCATCATACTGAAGCATTCACAGTCTGGATGGCTGGAGGAGGTATAAAGTCAGGATACACACATGGAGAAACCGATGAAATCGGATATTATGGAATCAAAGACCGAACAGATATCTATGATCTCCAGGCTACTATTCTACATTGTTTGGGCTTTAACCATGAAAAGCTTACCTATCCATTCCAGGGACGAAATTTTCGTCTGACAGATGTACATGGAAAAGTAATTACAAAAATTTTAGCGTAACAATCCGATTTACATTCTACATGTTTACCATAACACCAATTTTAGGACAGATTGAAAATACACCTGAATGGGTCTTATTTCTGGGCCGGTTCCATCCTCTGATTGTCCATTTTCCTATTGGAATGGTGATTATGGCAGCTATTATTGAAGTGTTTGCCAGATCTCCCAAATTACAATCATTACGGGAAGCCAATAGCTTTATTCTGTTATGGGGAGCACTAGGTGCCACAGTAGCTTGTATAGCAGGTTTTATGTTATCAAAAAGTGGTGGCTATGACAAAGAATCTCTTAAAACACATGAGTGGCTGGGTTATGGCGTCGCTGCTTCGTGCTGGTTTGCGTATTTTCTAAAACGAAGCCAGACTACTATTCTACATAAGATCTATACTCCTATTTTTACAGGCTGTGTATTTCTTATTTTTGCGGCAGGGCACTATGGTGGCAACCTGACACATGGGTCTGACTATCTGACACAATACATGCCTCAACCTATTCGGTCACTAGCCGGGCTTCCTGTTCAGAAAAAAGAAAAACAAACTACCCGGAAAATTACAGACATTAATCAGGCACTGGTATTTGAAGATTTAGTACAACCTGCCTTGGAGCAAACCTGTATTAGTTGCCACAATCCAGAGAAACAAAAAGGAGATTTGCGTATGGATACACCTGAGATGCTTCTAAAAGGTGGCAAGAATGGTCCTATTCTGGTCGCTGGTAAAGCTGAAGATAGTGAAATGATTAAAAGAATACACCTACCACTGGAAGATGATGATCATATGCCTCCTAAAGGCAAAACGCAGCTAAGCGACAATCAGATGGCAATGCTTATATGGTGGATTAATCAGGGTGCGTCTTTTAATAAAAAGATTTCAGATTTGACAGTTAGTGAAGATATGAAGCCTGTACTCGCATCTTTTATAAGTGGGGGAAATACTGAGAACAAAGAAGATAAGCCTGCCATAATTAATGTTCCTAAGGCGGATGCGAGAGCAATAGATGCATTAAGAAAAATAAATGTATTTGTAATGCCTATTGCTCAGGAAAATAATTTACTTGAAATCAGTTTCGTTAATGTCAAGACTTTTACAGATGAAAAGGCCACTTTATTATCACCTGTTTCACAGCAGACCATCTGGCTTAAAATGAGCCACCTCGCCATTGGAGAAAAAACAATTGCAGAAATTGGTAAATTTAATAACCTGACTCGATTACATTTGGAGTATACCAACATTACAGATCTGGATTTGAAAAAAATCGGAAAACTAAGCTCACTGGAATACTTAAACCTGATAGGTACTTCAGTCTCAGATATAGGTCTGAAAGAACTTACTTCTTTAAAAAAACTCAAGAAGCTATACCTATGGCAGACCAAAGTGACTCCACAAGGAGCTGTCGAATTACAAAAAGTATTACCTGAGACAGAAATTAATCTGGGAGATGATACTATATCTGGCACAGCCAGATTAATTTCTGAGAAGAAATAAGCAACCAGCATCTTACAAGAGTAGGTGTATAAAACATTTTAATTTTTTATATCGTATTCTTACAAATAATTGAATGCTAACCATTTGATAGTTCCCAATTTGTATTACTATCTTTGCCCGCTAAACACAAACACTTATTTGGTGTTTTGGATAAAGATTGAATAAATTGGTATGATCAAACCATTAAGACCTCTATTACTGCTTATTTACATTGCCGTATTTCTTGCAATTGTACTTACTCTTCTGCCTCCTGAGATCCGTATCTATGATACATTGACATTTCGTTCGTTTTCATTAAGGAGTCTGATCGAGAAGCCAAAGGATACATATGCTGATATTTCAGCAATTACCTCTCAGCTCTCAACAACTGATTCTCTGGTTACTCAGGCATCTTCTACAGAGAAGATAGATACTCAAAAAACAGTGCTGGACACTGTAAAAGCACTGAATCTACCTGTAGAGAGTCAGTACAGGCTTCAATTCCCTGAAGAGGACACAACAGTGATGAATAATTTCTTCGCTGCATTAAGAGAGTCATCTGGCACACAATTGATTCGTGTGTTGCATTATGGAGATTCACAGATTGAAGGGGATCGTATTTCATCCTATCTCAGAAGCCGGCTTCAGCAGCGTTTTGGCGGGTGTGGTGTAGGTCTTGTCCCTTTGCTTGATGTAGTAGGGAGCCGGATGTCAATAGCTCAGTACTCAGATCCTGAATGGCAAAAATTATTTGTGTATAGCAATGGATATAAGAAAGCTGATGCAGATAGCTATGGTGTAATGGGTGCTGTTTTCAGGTATTCAAGTGCTAATCGATCTGCAAAGAATGAATATTTTGCTATGAAGATAGACACCATTCGGGATACTTCCCAACACGCAATTTATATACCTCGCAAAGATCCTGGAGTATTGGTTTCCTATGCTGAATTAAAGAGAGGATATCCAAAGGACAAACAGGCTCAGGTACTAAAAATCTTATACCGTAATCCACAAGCCCCTTTTCAGGTAACAATTCAGGAAGGTTTTGATAGCACGCAATATGCCAGGTTAGACACTTCCTCTCAGTTTCATATCTATTCTCACCGACTAAAGAAAGATTTTGATAAGTTAACGCTTACCTTTAGAGGTACTCCTAGTCCGGATTTGTATGCCGCCTGTCTGGATTGTGAACGAGGAGTCGCTGTAGACAATATTCCTTTTAGAGGAAGTTCTGGGGTGGACTTCACGCGTATGAATAAAAGCCTATTAGGGGCTCAGATTAAAGCCTTGAATGTACGGATGATTATTCTCCAGTTTGGTGTAAATATAGTTCCCTATGTACAAAAGGATTATTCGTGGTATGAACAATCTTTATCCCGACAGTTAAAGCTATTCAAGGAACTAGCACCCAATGCATCTATCCTGGTTATTGGTGTTTCGGATATGTCACATCGGGAAGGAGAATCCTATGTATCCTATCCAAATATTGAGAAGATTAGAGATGCACAGCGAAAAGCAGCATTTAAGGCCGGTTGTGCATTCTGGGATACATATGTGGCTATGGGTGGAAAGAACTCTATGCCTAGTTGGGTATTTGCCAAACCTGCCTTGGCTAAGCATGATTTCATACACTTTACTCCTAAAGGCGCAATGATTATCAGCGAGATGCTTTACAAGGCATTGATTCGCGAATACGAATTATATAGAACGTCTGTTAGCACTGTTGTTCAATAAAATACAAGTGTTCAGATGCTATATAAATAAGCATCTGAACACTTGTATTTTATTGTGCCCAATAATCCACTACACAGGCTTTTTCGAGGTAAGGCTTCACATATTTTTCTCCAAATTCCTTATGAGCCGGGTGTGGAAGATAGGCATCCCGATCTTTTTCCGAATCAAAAGTGAGCAGGAAACAGTGAGTGAAGCCTTGATTTAAGCCTTCCGGACTATTATTGAGGCCAAACTCAAGACCTTTGATCTCTTTTATTTTATTTGCCAGAGTAGTGAATGCTTTCTCTACCTCTTTGATTTGTTCAGGGGTAGTGCTGTCTTTAAACTTAAATAAAACTACATGTCTTAATACTTTGGGATTTTTCTTCATAGTCTGACTATATAGAGAAGTTGTGACACAAAAAGATAGGAAACTGAGAACAAGCAAAAAGAAATATTTCATACAGTAAAGGTGATAAAAGTGATTGGATAAACTATCTGTGAAAATAACATCTTTCTCCGGGTAAAACGCTATCGCTGGACTTTTATAAAAGAGCTACATCAGGTTTGTATTTACATACGAATAAATGCTGCTCGTTTTTTACTAACTTTCGGGCATGTTTATTGAACCACATCTAGGAAAATACCATCGAGATAAGAATCTGCGTACCACAGGGTGGATTGAGGTTATCTGTGGGTCAATGTTTTCGGGTAAGACAGAAGAGCTAATCCGCCGATTGAACCGAGCCAACATTGCACGACAGAAGGTAGAAATCTTTAAGCCTGCTATTGATACGCGTTACCATGATATAGATGTGGTCTCCCATAACTCCAATTCCATTCCAAGCACTCCTATTAGCACGCCACAAGAGATATTTTTATGGACCAGTAATTGTGAAGTAGTAGGCATTGACGAAGCTCAGTTTTTTGATGATAGTCTGGTAGAAGTTTGTGTTACTCTTGCCAATACTGGAAAACGTGTAATAATAGCCGGACTTGATATGGATTTTCAGGGTAGACCATTTGGCAGTATGCCTGCTCTCATGGCTGTTGCCGAATTTGTTACAAAAGTTCATGCTATTTGTGCCGTATGTGGTAGTGTTGCCTCCTATTCATTCAGGTTAAATGCCTCTCAGGAAAGAGTCTTATTAGGAGAAACAGACAGTTATGAAGCTCGTTGTCGCCGTTGTTATAATGAGGGAATGTTGGAGCAGGAGCGTAAACGCAAACTATAATACTAGAAAGCTTTTATACATTTTCAATGGCCAGGATAGAAAGTTATTGTATTTCTTGTATGAAGAATTTAATTAAAATACTTTGGCAGGGTTAATACATCTTTTCATCTTCTATCCGGATCACATGAAAAAATTATTGCTCCTTTTTTTTATTTCTCTACTCTCAAATTCCTTATTTGCTACTGTTAAAGTTGCCTCTTTGTTCTCAGACGGAATGGTATTACAACGAAATACCAGAAATGCTGTTTGGGGATGGGCTACACCAGGTGCACTGGTTACAATAACTTGGCAAAACAAGACATACACTGCTACTACAGATAATATGGGTAGCTGGATGCTATACCTGGATGCAACTCCTGCTGGTGGGCCTTACACATTGACAATTACAGAGAAAAATCAGATTCAAATCAATGATATACTAGTTGGAGAAGTCTGGATATGTTCAGGTCAGTCTAATATGGAATGGCGTATGAATATGCTTAATCACAAGTATGATGCAGATATTGCTTCTTCTGCCAACCCTAATATTCGTCATATTAAAATAAAAAATACAACTAGTATTGTTCCACTAAAAGAGGTTACTACCAGTGGCTGGAAATCGGCAAGTCCGGATAATACCCCCGAATTTTCTGCTGTCGCCTATTTTTTTGCCAGAGAGTTGTATACAAAATTGAAAGTTCCGATTGGTCTGATCTCCTCAAATTGGGGAGGCACAGTTGCTCAGGCATGGACTAGCATAGAAGGTTTAGAAGGATTTGCTAATTACCAGACTGAGTATACCAACTGGAAAACCCAGATAAGTGGCAATGCGATGGAGATGGAAAAGCAATATGCTGCTTATCAGGCGGAGCTAGCCTCAAAAGATAAAGGCTCAAAGAAATGGATGCTTCCTTCATTGACTACTACAGATTGGAAAACTATGTCAATGCCAAACAACTGGGAACATACAGAATTGGATACGATAGATGGCATTGTGTGGTTACGTAAAGAAATTATACTAAGCAAAGCGGATATAAGTAAGGGTGCAATTCTACATCTGGGGGCTATTGATGATGAAGATATTACGTATGTGAATGGTATACAAGTTGGTGCAACAGAAGGATACAATAATGAGAGAAACTACCTCATAAAAGACAAACTACTGAAACCGGGAAAGAATGTAATCGCAATTCGTGTATTGGATACCTATGGTGGTGGAGGTTTATGGGGGGAAGCGAAAAAGCTTGTATTGGAAACAGGAGGAAAGCAAATTTCATTGGCAGGTGATTGGCAATATAAGGTTTCAGAAGAATATAAAAACCTGCCACATAATCCTAGGGTAGATATGAATTCTCCTAATCATCCTGCTTTGTTATTCAATGGGATGATTGCTCCACTGATACCTTATGGAATCAAAGGTGTGATTTGGTATCAGGGAGAATCTAATGCAGATAAGGCATATGAATACCGTAAATTATTTCCTTTCATGATTACAGACTGGCGTAATCGGTGGAAGTTGGGCGAATTCCCTTTCTTATTTGTTCAACTGGCTAACTTTATGAAGGTATCTTCAGAGCCATCAGAAAGTGATTGGGCAGAGCTAAGAGAGGCTCAGGTAAAGACACTTTCATTACCTGTAACTGGTATGGCTTGTATAATAGATATTGGGGAAGCAGAAGATATACATCCTAAAAATAAGCTGGATGTAGGAAAGCGTTTGGCTTTTAATGCACGCAAGATAGCTTATGGAGAAGACATGGTACATTCCGGGCCACTCTATTTTTCTCAGAATATAGAAGGTGATAAAATTCGTATAACTTTTACAAACATAGGTACAGGATTAATAGCAAAGGGAAATGAGTTGAAGGGATTTGCTATTGCAGGAGAGGATCGGAAATTTGTTTGGGCACAGGCGCGTATTGATGGAAATCAAATTATTGTGTGGAGTGATAAAGTGGCAAAGCCTGTTGCAGTTCGTTATGCATGGGCAAATAATCCGGAAGGATGTAATTTATATAATGTTGAAGAGTTTCCTGCCTCTCCTTTCCGAACAGATGAATGGAAAGGTATTACTGCAGACAGGTAGTATTGTTAAGTTTCTTATTTTCAGATGTATATGTAAATATGTGACTATTTATATGGTATAATGGTATCTATATGAACTATAGAGATATTGAATATACTTTTTAGAAGAATAGAAACTTTAGATCAGCACGGTACAAAATCGTGCTGATTTTTTGTAAATCTGAAGGAGATATATCAATTTGCAAATTGGTTCTGAGCAAATGCAGAGGTGTAACCAAAGTATCACTGAGTGACTTTGGGGTTTGCCATAAACTGCCTGTTAAATTATGCTTTCACGCGAAAATATTATACGGATTGTTGTTTCTGTCAACATTGTAAGTTGGTTGTTGTTGTTGGGGCTTAATTTAATTACCTTATTACAGGGATATGATAAAACAACTTTTGGGGTCCCGATAGCCATAAGGGGACTCCTGCTTAATCTCTTTCTTATCTTAGTTTTTTTCTACTTCAAAGCCAGATCTGAAGAAGAAAGAGGTAGCTCTTTTGTCGATCAACTAGTACGATTACTCGATGTTGGCTGGGTTTTGGCTCTAATCTCCATTGTATTACGATTTGCGGATTTCTTTTTTGATCAGTTTCTACATGATCGGTCTGCACAGATGATTCTGCTATTTTATCATATTCATATTGGTTTGGTTACATTATTTCTTACCCAGACTTTTTTTGTATGGAAGAAGTTTATTTTATACCAGCGTTCCAGGAGATTACAACTTACATGGCAAATATTTGAATATGCTTTGCTGGCTAGTCTTTTCTTTAATTTCTTTCAGTTAGACTCGTCTGATGCACTTTTTTATATCATACTCATTCCATTGTCTCTACTGGGTATAATTACTGCTTTTAATCTTAAGTGGGTCGCCTATCTGGATGTAAGAGATAAGTGGAAGGCGATATTACTTACTTTTTTAATTGGATTGTTTTGTGCCTATTTTTTCTGGAATCTGAGCACGTATGCACGAGATACAGAGATTGTAACCAATCTTATTCAGAGTGTATATATTCTGGCCTTGTTTGTGTTTGTAGGTGGTTATAGTGTACTTGGATGCGCAGTTTTGTTATTTAATCTGCCGACTTCTGTTGTCTTTGAACAGAAGATAGAAGAACTTCTTGATTTCCAGCGCTTGACACAAACATTTCAGGCGAAGGAAAATGAGACACAGGTATATGAGACTTTATTACAAAGTACGAGTAAGGCTTCAGATGCAGATGCTGCATGGTTGATAGTGGCAAATGAGAACAGACAAATTACTAATGTGCTAACTAAAAATATACAGAAGCAGCAAGCACTAGCTACTGAGAAAAAAATTGTAAAAGAATTAAAATATACTGCACAAAGTCCGATCTCTGAAAATATACGAAAAGGATTACTGGATGGAATAATAGATGATATGAACTATCAGTCCGTACTATTAGTCCCATTGATTTTTCAGGATAAGCTGCATGGAACTTTAGGATTGCTGAAAACTCAGAAAGATGGCTTTACAACAGATAATGTGGAGTTGATCAGCACATTTGCCCGTATGACTGGGGTAGCGATTGAAAACTTTCGTCTGGTATCAAAAGTGATTGAAAATGAGAGATACCAGGAGTCGCTGAATATTGCCAGAAAAGTACAGCAAAAACTCTTGCCTGATCACTTTGATGATAACAACTACTTTGAGATCAGTGCTTTTTCTCAATCCGGAGACGAAGTCGGAGGAGATTATTATGATATTTTCCAGATATCGGATTCTCGTGTGATATTAATTATTGGTGATGTATCTGGAAAAGGTACTTCAGCAGCTTTTCATATGGCACAAATGAAAGGAATCTTTCATAGCCTTGTAGAGCTACATCCACCACCACATCGTTTTCTAGCGCTGGCAAACAATGCACTAAGCCGTTGTCTGGACAAGGATCAGTTTATCACCGCAAGTGTTTTCATGATTGATAGTGAAAAAGGTGTGATACACCATGCAAGAGGGGGACATTGTCTGGCTATTTATTACAGCAATGAAACACAAAGTTCCTCATTGTTACAAAATAAAGGAATGGGATTGGGATTACTGAGACGGCCAGATTATATCAAACATGTGACTACAAAAACACATAGCTATCAGTCTGGAGACTGGTTGATATTGTATACTGATGGGATTCTGGAAGCGCGTAATGCAGATGGAGATGAATTTGGCGAACAACGTCTGCTCACATTTACTGATACTCATACAGGATTATCTACAACCCACTTCATTGACGCATTCTGGGACTATTTCCGTCATTTTTGTGGCGAATCAGAACAACAAGATGATTATACGATTGTAGCCGTACGTTTTCTATAAAAAAGCCTCCATTGTATACAATGGAGGCTTTTTTATTATTATCTGATTTCTAATTCAAATGGGAGGCGGGTTTGTGTTCCCTGCCAGCTTTTCAGCTTTTGAATATCCTTGATATAAGGTGCAAGAACTCCTGTATGTTTTTGGATTATTTTTGTTTCCATTGTTTCATTTGAATCCCCAAAGAGTTCTTCGATCAATGGTTTTTGTTCAGGCAAATAGCGTAATCGATAATCTCCTTCTTTCAACTTCGCTAATTTGGCGGCTTCGGCAACAGCATCTTCAAGACCACCAAGCGCATCTACCAGACCATTTTGTTTTGCTTGTTCTCCAGTCCATACTCGTCCGGAAGCGATTTTTCTAAGATCTTCTACATTCATCTTACGGCCTTTAGCAGCTTTGGTTGTAAAGTCCTCATATACACTTTCTGTACGTTTCTGAAACCACTGTCTTTCAAAGTCTGACATGTTGCGAGTAGGCAATCCGATATCTGCATAACTATTGGTTTTTACACCATCTACTGTTACCCCTAACTTGTCATTTAGAAGATCTTTCACATTGAACCACAAGCCAAATACTCCAATAGATCCCGTTAAAGTAGTTGGGTGAGCAATAATTTTATCACATCCCATAGCCATGTAATAACCACCTGATGCAGCATAATCCGACATAGATGCCACTACTGGTTTCTTTTCTTTAGTTAACTGAATTTCTCTCCACATTACATCTGATGCGAGACTACTACCTCCTGGTGAGTTGATACGTAATACTACTGCCTTTATTTTTTCATCTTCACGTGCTTTACGTAATGCTTCTGCTATACGATCAGAGCCAATAGATTCGTCTCCCCCATCTCCTGAATTAATCTCACCTGAAGCTACAATGACAGCGATACGATTGTCATAACTGCCTGATTCTGACTTTTCTTTGTTGTCAGCCTTGTTGTATTTGGCAAATGAAATAAATTCAATCTTTTTCTTTTCATCCTGTTTCAATGCTTTCTTAATAGCTGTTTCTACTTCATCTGCATAGCCTACATCTGTCACAAGTTTATATTGTTGAGCATCTTTAGGTTCGCGAATCGTCAGTGAGTCTGCCAAAGCTTGTAGCTCATTTGTTGAAATTCCTCTGGCATCACTAATAGTTTTTAATAAATGCGAATTGATAGAAGTCAGGAATGAACGGGTTTGTTCACGACTAGGTTCACTCATATCTTGGCGCAAAAAAGGCTCTACAGCACTTTTATAGTCACCTACTTTAAAAATCTCTGGTTTAACTCCTAGTTTATCCAGTGTGCCTTTTAAGAAAGTAATACTGGCATTCAGACCATTCCATTCTACTATTCCTTCAGGATTAAGGTAGATCTTATCAGCTACAGACGCCAAATAAATGCTTTTCTCTGTATAGTATTCTCCATAGGCAATGATAAATTTGCCTGATTTCTTGAAGTCTACTAAAGAAGTACGTATTTCTTCTAAAGTAGGATATCCGGCTGTAGAGCCATACATGTCTGGTTCAAGGTAAATGCCTTTGATATTGTTATCGTTCTTAGCAGCTGCAATTGTCTGACGGATTTGGATAAGACCAACAGAATTGGGATTACCGCTAAGAGAATTGGCAAGTTCGGCAAACGAATCATTTTCTCGGCCTCTTTCAACAATGGGTTTATCAAACTTAAGCTTTAAAACAGAGTTTTCTTTTACAGTTACTTTGTCACCTGATGATGCAGCAGTGATAAAGCCTAAGAAAATAAAAAATGCCAGCAGCGAAAAGATTACCAGCCCAATAACAGTTGCCAGCACATATTTCAGAAATTGCAACATAAATTATGTATATAAGTTAAGTAATAAGAAAAGTGAACAAATTCAATCGCATAAAAATACTAAAATACAGAGCCTAACCTAATCAGGCCTAAGTATGCGATCTATTTACTAACATCAAAAATACAGAAACTGTTTTGTCATTGTGTCACTTTTACATCAATGGTTATTAATACGTATCTACTGCTGGGAACCAATTTGGGTGACCGAAAACTTAATATTGAGAGTGCGATTTTCCAGATTGAAAATCAGATAGGAGCTATTGTGTCAAGGTCGTCCGTCTATGAAACAGAACCTTGGGGAGTTACAAACCAACCCAATTACTGGAATCAGGTAGTTCAACTAAATACACAATTGACTCCTCAAGATGTGCTTAATACAATCCACAAAATAGAACGTGAACTTGGAAGAGAAAGACGGATTCGGTGGGAAGCGCGTTTGATAGATATTGATATTTTATATATCAATGATTGGGTATTGGAGGAAGAGAATCTGGTTGTTCCTCATCCTCGTATTGCAGATAGACGTTTTGTTCTTGCACCTTTAACTGAGATTGCACCAGATTTTGTACATCCTGTTTGGAACAAAACAAATCAGGAGTTACTAACTGCTTGCAATGATTCTTTAACAGTTCTCAAGATAACCTAAGATTATCTCAGAGACTTGTAGCGTTATCGTTGAAACGTTTGCAAAAGGATAAACGAAGTGAGTTTTCTGCTCCCAGGTTACTTTTAAAACGCATCAATCCATAATTGGGTACACTTTGATCTGTAGCAATTCCCAGATCTACCATCTTATATCCTTCCTGTTGTGCTATTTTGTATACTTCTGACGTGATGAAAACAGAGGGGCTATAGTTTAAAAAGTATTCATTGTCAGCTGGATAGAAGTTGTAGAGAATGTCTTTATTGATACGAACAGTTACTGTAAGTGCAGCAAGTTCATCTCTATAGATTGCAACAAAAACCCGATAGACGTTAGGCATTTGCATGAATAGATTTCGAAATGTTTCCAGTGGCAGAGTCATCGGAAACCCTTTACGGATACGAGCTTGATGGATGAATGTATGAATTTTAGATAGGTCAGGCGATTTTTCTTCTTTAAAAATCATTCCAGATTGGACACACTTACGCAGACGCCTTTTTTCTGAATAGTGCATACGTTTTTCCAGTGGCTCATTAGTTACAGGAATATGATAGTTTACCTCTGAATTATCAATGGTATATCCGTTTCTAAGAAGTGCAGCTGTAATTTTTTGTGCAGCGCTTAGATTATAAGCAAAAGGATAATTGGTTAGCTTAACCTGGTGAATATTTTGAGAACATAGAAATTGGTCAACATGCTGAATGAATAAATCAAGTAATGAGTCTGGTAGCCCCTGATGAATTTCTATACCTCCAAAAGTTGCTTTCACTGGACTTACTGCTAGTGTATCCTTTATAGAGACATGCAACAAACACTCAGAATGTTTGAGCCTCATATTTTGTAAGCTGAAAGAGAATATAGTATTTTGTAATTGATTTTGGAGATACTGATTGGTATTAAACAGATATATCCCCTCTGGTATGTAATTTGCTTGATTGAGTTGATATACCTGAAATAAGTATTCTTTTTCAATGAGTTGGCTAAAAATCATCTGGTAAAAATTTCCACAAATCTGAGTAAATATTTCAACAACTAAGCACATCTTGGCTTAAGGAAACGAAAATTTTTCACTACAAAAAATTTAAAAACCCGCAAAAAGTCACATATACGTAAGGCTTTTTGCGGGTTTTTAAATACTTTTGTTTTAAAGTATTTAAAGTACTTATATTATTTAAGATATTGTTTATCAGTTAGTAGTGATGTTTTAGGGAAGTAAATATATTGTATTGAGATGGTTGAAATATTACATAACCGAAGAGTTATATCAGTATAATCGTCGTAACTCCATTTATATAAATACGTATCCCTTTAAAAGATTGAGCCAGGTTTCGACGAATCAATAATTTTGGCATACCAGCAGAACTATTATTCGACCAAATACTATCCACACTTTATCATAATCTGGCATACAAAGAAATAAATAAATTGATAGACCTAGAGTATAATCAAGCCATAGAAGCTATGCCGAAATTTACAGGGAGAGCTATTTATAAAATTTTTGCTGTTCTTAACTTTGCTAT encodes the following:
- a CDS encoding GDSL-type esterase/lipase family protein — translated: MIKPLRPLLLLIYIAVFLAIVLTLLPPEIRIYDTLTFRSFSLRSLIEKPKDTYADISAITSQLSTTDSLVTQASSTEKIDTQKTVLDTVKALNLPVESQYRLQFPEEDTTVMNNFFAALRESSGTQLIRVLHYGDSQIEGDRISSYLRSRLQQRFGGCGVGLVPLLDVVGSRMSIAQYSDPEWQKLFVYSNGYKKADADSYGVMGAVFRYSSANRSAKNEYFAMKIDTIRDTSQHAIYIPRKDPGVLVSYAELKRGYPKDKQAQVLKILYRNPQAPFQVTIQEGFDSTQYARLDTSSQFHIYSHRLKKDFDKLTLTFRGTPSPDLYAACLDCERGVAVDNIPFRGSSGVDFTRMNKSLLGAQIKALNVRMIILQFGVNIVPYVQKDYSWYEQSLSRQLKLFKELAPNASILVIGVSDMSHREGESYVSYPNIEKIRDAQRKAAFKAGCAFWDTYVAMGGKNSMPSWVFAKPALAKHDFIHFTPKGAMIISEMLYKALIREYELYRTSVSTVVQ
- a CDS encoding sialate O-acetylesterase, which produces MKKLLLLFFISLLSNSLFATVKVASLFSDGMVLQRNTRNAVWGWATPGALVTITWQNKTYTATTDNMGSWMLYLDATPAGGPYTLTITEKNQIQINDILVGEVWICSGQSNMEWRMNMLNHKYDADIASSANPNIRHIKIKNTTSIVPLKEVTTSGWKSASPDNTPEFSAVAYFFARELYTKLKVPIGLISSNWGGTVAQAWTSIEGLEGFANYQTEYTNWKTQISGNAMEMEKQYAAYQAELASKDKGSKKWMLPSLTTTDWKTMSMPNNWEHTELDTIDGIVWLRKEIILSKADISKGAILHLGAIDDEDITYVNGIQVGATEGYNNERNYLIKDKLLKPGKNVIAIRVLDTYGGGGLWGEAKKLVLETGGKQISLAGDWQYKVSEEYKNLPHNPRVDMNSPNHPALLFNGMIAPLIPYGIKGVIWYQGESNADKAYEYRKLFPFMITDWRNRWKLGEFPFLFVQLANFMKVSSEPSESDWAELREAQVKTLSLPVTGMACIIDIGEAEDIHPKNKLDVGKRLAFNARKIAYGEDMVHSGPLYFSQNIEGDKIRITFTNIGTGLIAKGNELKGFAIAGEDRKFVWAQARIDGNQIIVWSDKVAKPVAVRYAWANNPEGCNLYNVEEFPASPFRTDEWKGITADR
- a CDS encoding c-type cytochrome domain-containing protein is translated as MFTITPILGQIENTPEWVLFLGRFHPLIVHFPIGMVIMAAIIEVFARSPKLQSLREANSFILLWGALGATVACIAGFMLSKSGGYDKESLKTHEWLGYGVAASCWFAYFLKRSQTTILHKIYTPIFTGCVFLIFAAGHYGGNLTHGSDYLTQYMPQPIRSLAGLPVQKKEKQTTRKITDINQALVFEDLVQPALEQTCISCHNPEKQKGDLRMDTPEMLLKGGKNGPILVAGKAEDSEMIKRIHLPLEDDDHMPPKGKTQLSDNQMAMLIWWINQGASFNKKISDLTVSEDMKPVLASFISGGNTENKEDKPAIINVPKADARAIDALRKINVFVMPIAQENNLLEISFVNVKTFTDEKATLLSPVSQQTIWLKMSHLAIGEKTIAEIGKFNNLTRLHLEYTNITDLDLKKIGKLSSLEYLNLIGTSVSDIGLKELTSLKKLKKLYLWQTKVTPQGAVELQKVLPETEINLGDDTISGTARLISEKK
- a CDS encoding thymidine kinase, giving the protein MFIEPHLGKYHRDKNLRTTGWIEVICGSMFSGKTEELIRRLNRANIARQKVEIFKPAIDTRYHDIDVVSHNSNSIPSTPISTPQEIFLWTSNCEVVGIDEAQFFDDSLVEVCVTLANTGKRVIIAGLDMDFQGRPFGSMPALMAVAEFVTKVHAICAVCGSVASYSFRLNASQERVLLGETDSYEARCRRCYNEGMLEQERKRKL
- a CDS encoding Dabb family protein, which translates into the protein MKKNPKVLRHVVLFKFKDSTTPEQIKEVEKAFTTLANKIKEIKGLEFGLNNSPEGLNQGFTHCFLLTFDSEKDRDAYLPHPAHKEFGEKYVKPYLEKACVVDYWAQ